Within Planococcus citri chromosome 2, ihPlaCitr1.1, whole genome shotgun sequence, the genomic segment TTCAGCGATTTTAATACTTTAAATTTATTACTTAATCaaatgattgaaatattttttaggatcgtgaaatagcttttttgacGAGTAGAATTCATCCTGGTGAAGCCAACTCCTCTTGGGTGATCGATGGTGTGATTTCCTATCTATTAAGTTCGTCCTCAAATGCAGAAAAGTTACGAAATCAGTTCGTATTCAAAATAGTTCCTATGTTGAACGTCGAAGGCGTCCTGAACGGATGGTGAGTGGCCAAAGAAAATTAATAAGTTATCgaattatttagaaaatatATTTAAGGAAATAAAAAGACATATCTACAGACTAAGcctataaaaaaggaaaaaaaatcataggctAAACTTAAATATTTGTCATACGGAGTCAGttcttttaaagttttttttgtttttctttgagaaaaaaacttaaGTATAAATGGAAAGTTAATAAAGAGACGAGACAATCAAGCGgcagaaatcaattttgagagGTTTTTTTCATGACTGGTTTCTCGAGTAAGATATTTTTAGCCCAAGCCCAAGGAAAAGATTCGGCGCTCATTTCTGGCATATTTCTTCCGGAGTTATTTTCTTGTTCTAGGATTTTCGTTGATCTGATGCGATTCGAAGTTGAGAAATTGATTTCTTTATCGTTTTCGTTTTCCATTGGTACAGGTGTGGTTCGGTCGTATCTGTAAGTCGTACCGGAGCCAGAAATCTCCGAGGTCGGAGGTTCGGTTACATGAGTGAGATCAATTTCGTTCGTCTCCTCCTCGGCAGGCGCGGTTTTAACTTCTTCGTTATGATTATTGTTGAGATTCTCGCTGTACTCATTGTATGGTAAATTCGGTGGCTCGGTTTCTGCCGCTTTTTGTTCGACTGTTGTTGTTTCTAGAGCTGCGACTGTTGTAGATAGAATAATTGATGAAGGACTCGTATTTCTAACTAAATATTGAGGAACCGTTTGTGTTGCTTGCGTGGTAGATGATACTGTACTATAGTCTCTGTACGCGTGTTTATTATGTCTACAAAAGAGAAAAATCACACGACATACGTGACGACGAATAGCGAAGTGAATAAAATTGCGACATTTGGGACAAAATGGCGGCGATGTTGGCGCGCGccttcgaattttttaaatcataaattctCACCTGCTTACCCCTGAGACGTAGAAACTGGAATTGATCCGTAATTATAGAAATAACATCTAGTCTGTTCGCAAATGAAATCTTTCATTTTAGTGCAGTCTTCGGTATCCCAGTCCATAGAGTTGGCTTTTAACGCGATGCATCCGGTGCTCGTTACGCCGTTATTACCTCTGCaatgacaatgaaaaaaattaaaatcaacgaTACCGTTTTACCtaattatgtaattttactATTCTAGTCCATGGGGGTGTTATCTCCCGTTGGAGGCCCGCATTAACTACCTATTGATGTAGATAGGCTACTTGAGACAAATAGAATTGTCGCAGCAATAATAATATAAGAAGCTTTGGGTGGGTGGAAAATaatcgaattgaattttgcGACTTTCGATACCACCGAAATATCACCTCTCGGAGAGCATAAATTTTCCTGGGGGTTTCATGTTCTAAATATTATTATATCAAAAGTGAGTTTGAATCAGAAACCctttgaaaataatcatttttcatacAACCTCTTCCTGGCTTcctcaaaaaagtataaaaaagtggataaatccaaaaaaagtgggtaggtaaatttaaaaaaataataatatgtacctagatccattcaaaaatacatattatttaaaaataattttctttcaattttgaaattaatttcaggaaaattttttgtcagttttgtcAAAtcctctgaaattttgaaaatgtaaagaaCTGACCCAGCTCCAACTGAAATTTAGGtttcaatgaataaaaaaatcacattataTCTTCAAACTTCGAGAATTTGTTTCCAATTCTTGGGGCTCATATGATCCTCTTAAAacaaattaaataggtaaacttttttttaacgcacttattcaaacaaaattatttaattttgattcgaaAGGACCtctaaatatttttgaagcttAATTTTTGGGAGAATCTCAGGATTCTACTGGTAAAAAATGAAGAGacacaaaattataaaacataaAACTTCCcattttcaaagtacctacctacctacaattctttttttttttttttgttttttaaaatattttggacAAGCGTTTGATAGTGCAACTTGAATCATTCGTTCATTAtataatcattaaaaaatttgatttaaaaaaaatctatctcaaaaatctatttttggccaaacatttccagaaaaaattgttaaactgaaaattaaatcatttattttcttaattttgagaaattcaatgAATGAGCCACCCAGCATCGCAAAATTAGACTAGAATTGAACCACGAACCACAAGTTCAACTGATCCATTCAAAATTgctttaggtacatttttcaaatcttcttcGAGCAGTATTTTTCATAAAGCGAAAAGGTAGAGGGCCGAGGGGAgaaagaaatatttcaaaaaaatccaaaattgacacaATGAGGATTCATACAAGACTAAGATTTGTTGCACCTATTTCGTTCGATTTCTTTGAATCTGTATCAAATCTAGGTACGACAAAGAAGCATCATGATCCCCTTCTTCTTCCCCTCTTTTGCATTCAAATATCTCACTAGAAAGGTAAGGTTATctcattggcaaaaaatgttttaaaccgCGCAAAGCTAAATCAAAACTTCGAAAGAGTACATATGCAAAAACACACctccagtcaaaatttcaagacctgaagtgcatttttcaattttttgtaaattttcaaaagtaaaaaaatttgagccaaaaatgggaaaaaatcaaaattttaccaaatcaacctacaaagctgaaatttggtatacaccctatttttgagtctctgaatcgattgaaaacggtttcgaacaattttgagcagttttagagcatccagtagatttttgaaaattaaaatttcaacgaaaatttacttacctaataaagttaaatagctgaaattcacGTTATACCCTAATTTTAACATATTATGAGTCAATTGAAGGCGGTTTCAAAacgttctggagactccagccaAATAAGTATTGGTTATTCCAGTCTCTCCCTCTCCCTAAAAAAAGGCATAAAATGCAGCAAAATGAGGTTTAGCTCCTCAAACGCGATTGGTGCATGTCAGTGACCCCATTAGACCGatcattatcatttttcaagtccaaattggataattatatgtattttaaggaattttttttcaaaaataggaatttcCCAAATATAGCCGGAGGCTCCACAAAGACTTGAAACTATTTGCAATCTACTCAGCATATTAAAGTCAAgatataaagtaaattttagctttcaaacttcaataggtaggtaagattTCGTGGAAAcgtcagttttaaaaaatcgaagctggatgctctagaactgctcaaaaaagttcgaaactgtttccaattggtttggaattaaaattagctatctaggtcaatttggtaaaattttgatttttccctcatattggcccaaatttgatcttcaaaagttgaccaaaaattgaaaaatgccctttatctcctgaaattttggttagttTTGCTATTTTCGCTAGTCTCTTACCAAACTTTTTCACTTTTAGTTTTGAAACGCGCAGGAATCAGATGACACCTGCCACCTGcctaatgaagaaaaaacaaactcGTCCCTTGTACTCCAATGAGCAttccataaaaataaattgaaaaattatgaaatgtttTTAACTGTGTAAtagatgaaaattgtaaaaaaaaaaaaaaatgcaagaacaAAAGATTAAAGTTAATAACTTGAGCAAATTGACATGAAATCACTTTAGATaaacagataggtaggtaaagccACGTGCTGTATAGGTATTTAGAATTCAAAGACTTGcgcacattttgaaaaaaaaatatgaatttctataattttctcGGGGTATTTATGAGGTTATTCGCTACGCCGAAGTAAATGAAATCGATTAGCAGGTATTTTATTGCGTTTGCTCATCGGAAAAAATACCTGCGTAAactcaataagtaggtatgctaAAAGAGCACCAAAGCACACCGCTGTTTTCAAAGCCTTTGTTTGAAACGCGTGCTTAACATTTTATAGCTATAGCTATGAAAAAGAAGAAGTAATATCAGCAAGTGAATTCGCCGCCAAgtaatttacctttttttcctACCCATAGGCATTGGGCCGCTTGGTACATTAGGATCTTCGCCTTCTTGTTTTCGCATAAAATTAAATGTGGCGTTAAATGGCATACCGGTTGACATCCATAGGAGCATATTCGATCCTAAGTGATTTCCAGAggtccaaaaatcaaattgactaTATCCTAAGTTGGAATGAACATTCGTataatcaattaattattttattatagttTGAATGATCGAATAATGACTCGTCATTTTACgatgaacgattcatttcacgTTGCGCAGAAATGTCTTTGGTGATGATTGGTATTAGGGTAGGCTTAcctgcatttttcaaatactcggTAATGGAATCCGCTTTTTCTTTTGTCTCGAATGAAACTAATTGCAAGCCAATTGATCTACAATATTGGTACGCTAGGAAGTAATTCAATTCCGAAGCATATGGATTCATTTTACTAACATAATACTGGGTTCCATCTAATTGTATCGTTACAATACGTTGACCTAGAACAAAAGAGaaggaaaattattcaaatgctGTAAAAGCAATACCACGTGCGAATTCGttatcaatttgataaaatgttacGAATGTACGCGAGACTTGTGAAGTAATGAGAGGGGGAGGGCTTATTGGTATAGTGATATTAAAATTCAACACCATGTTCGCCGTTTTTTTAATCGTATCATGAAACACTTCCAGTGGCAGCGTCTAAAACGTACGCACGGAGCGATCGTGTATAGCTCACGATCAGGATATATGAATCATTGTTTACAGTTACCCCGTACGATTCGTGAATATAAAGTTACCATACTAATTTTAACCAACAATAACCTTAAAATCACGATTCGTCTGAACTTTAGTTGCAGGTCTCTTTTCAAAGCCAAGTTCATAGAGTATAAATGCTGACCTAGGCTTTGTATTGAAAAGTAGCCTTTAAATAGGCGTTAATCAATCATTAATACGCCTTTGTTGGATAATGAAATAGAGTCTACGTTTCTTCAACCTATCAAGAGTATGTATCGTGTGAGTTTTCATCCGAAAAGATCAGACACCCCGAGCGTCATTAAATTCAACAATCCATTGTCGGGTTgctgaggtcaatttgaaaatgtttttacgGATCCTCAACCTCATCGCATCGACTCAGAGGTTCCAAATTAACATCTCGCTATTCTGAACATGAGACAAATAACAGGGCTATTatatattgtttttatttccCTTTTATTGTTACCAGACTGGCGGTATCATCAAACAATTACAAGCCACCAGTCATCGTCGTTTATTTTCTGGAACTTTGAACCTGTCATTTTGTTCGAATTGTTTTAGAGACATTTTGTTGGTggtctggtgattttttttttctctactagGGTGTATCTTTGGTATGCTCGTGAATTGAGAAACACGAaagtatgtgaaaaaaaaataaccgagtgaatgaaaattaatctggAACGAGAGAAAAATGTTCTGAGAATTTTCTCCCTCCTAAATTCtttcccaaaataaaaaaaaaatgaaaaaaaaatggaataaaaccGATTATTGAGAAGTACCTAACGTGAATTAAGTTGCCTACTTTAAGAAATCAGGAGCAATACGTAACCTTTGGCGAGT encodes:
- the LOC135836480 gene encoding uncharacterized protein LOC135836480 — its product is MNHRQIRILITVHLCLTLTILCGVYGQRIVTIQLDGTQYYVSKMNPYASELNYFLAYQYCRSIGLQLVSFETKEKADSITEYLKNAGYSQFDFWTSGNHLGSNMLLWMSTGMPFNATFNFMRKQEGEDPNVPSGPMPMGRKKRGNNGVTSTGCIALKANSMDWDTEDCTKMKDFICEQTRCYFYNYGSIPVSTSQGHNKHAYRDYSTVSSTTQATQTVPQYLVRNTSPSSIILSTTVAALETTTVEQKAAETEPPNLPYNEYSENLNNNHNEEVKTAPAEEETNEIDLTHVTEPPTSEISGSGTTYRYDRTTPVPMENENDKEINFSTSNRIRSTKILEQENNSGRNMPEMSAESFPWAWAKNILLEKPVMKKTSQN